From a region of the Desmodus rotundus isolate HL8 chromosome 7, HLdesRot8A.1, whole genome shotgun sequence genome:
- the BMF gene encoding bcl-2-modifying factor isoform X4 encodes MPRAGVFWKQYREVQSGLLPCPPARCRCRPYLRLPPTVTARWAFPSFPIESGRQAPECSSRWTLARIPGITTRRLRLSPGVTQVCCVLWEMDPPQCVEELEDDVFQPEDELGTQPRSLPSADLFAQSQLDCPLSRLQLFPLTHCCGPGLRPTSQEDKATQTLSPASPSQGVMLPCGVTEEPQRLFYGNAGYRLPLPASFPAGLPLGEQPPEGQWQHRAEIQIARKLQCIADQFHRLHMQQHQQNQNRMWWQILLFLHNLALNGDENRNGAGPR; translated from the exons ATGCCCAGAGCGGGCGTATTTTGGAAACAATACCGCGAGGTGCAGAGTGGCCTCCTTCCGTGCCCGCCCgcccgctgccgctgccgccccTACTTGCGCCTCCCGCCTACCGTAACAGCCCG CTGggcttttccctccttcccaatTGAGTCTGGGCGCCAAGCCCCCGAGTGCTCATCACGCTGGACCCTGGCGCGGATCCCTGGCATCACGACTCGGAGGCTGAGACTCTCTCCTGGAGTCACTCAGGTCTGCTGTGTgttgt GGGAGATGGATCCACCTCAGTGTGTGGAGGAGCTGGAGGATGATGTGTTTCAGCCAGAGGAtgagctggggacccagcccaggaGCTTGCCCTCTGCTGACCTGTTTGCCCAGAGCCAGCTGGACTGCCCCCTCAGCCGCCTGCAGCTCTTCCCCCTCACCCACTGCTGTGGCCCTGGGCTTCGACCCACCAGCCAGGAAGACAAGGCCACTCAGACCCTCAGTCCAGCCTCCCCGAGCCAGGGTGTCATGCTGCCTTGTGGGGTGACCGAGGAACCCCAGCGACTCTTTTATG GCAATGCTGGCTACCggctccctctccctgccagTTTCCCAGCAGGCTTGCCCCTTGGGGAGCAGCCCCCCGAAGGACAGTGGCAACATCGAGCAGAGATACAGATTGCCAGAAAGCTTCAGTGTATTGCAGACCAGTTTCATCGGCTTCATATGCAGCAA CACCAGCAGAACCAAAATCGCATGTGGTGGCAGATCCTCCTCTTCCTGCACAACCTGGCCTTGAATGGAGACGAGAACAGGAACGGGGCGGGTCCCAGGTGA
- the BMF gene encoding bcl-2-modifying factor isoform X1 encodes MDPPQCVEELEDDVFQPEDELGTQPRSLPSADLFAQSQLDCPLSRLQLFPLTHCCGPGLRPTSQEDKATQTLSPASPSQGVMLPCGVTEEPQRLFYGNAGYRLPLPASFPAGLPLGEQPPEGQWQHRAEIQIARKLQCIADQFHRLHMQQHQQNQNRMWWQILLFLHNLALNGDENRNGAGPSMTQEEASTVTLSAEMCLLEQQTTRRVQTHQSWVPHRLSSFSFQPGQKDLLRNSAGSQLPLDFPSLPAVVLNGESSEQRA; translated from the exons ATGGATCCACCTCAGTGTGTGGAGGAGCTGGAGGATGATGTGTTTCAGCCAGAGGAtgagctggggacccagcccaggaGCTTGCCCTCTGCTGACCTGTTTGCCCAGAGCCAGCTGGACTGCCCCCTCAGCCGCCTGCAGCTCTTCCCCCTCACCCACTGCTGTGGCCCTGGGCTTCGACCCACCAGCCAGGAAGACAAGGCCACTCAGACCCTCAGTCCAGCCTCCCCGAGCCAGGGTGTCATGCTGCCTTGTGGGGTGACCGAGGAACCCCAGCGACTCTTTTATG GCAATGCTGGCTACCggctccctctccctgccagTTTCCCAGCAGGCTTGCCCCTTGGGGAGCAGCCCCCCGAAGGACAGTGGCAACATCGAGCAGAGATACAGATTGCCAGAAAGCTTCAGTGTATTGCAGACCAGTTTCATCGGCTTCATATGCAGCAA CACCAGCAGAACCAAAATCGCATGTGGTGGCAGATCCTCCTCTTCCTGCACAACCTGGCCTTGAATGGAGACGAGAACAGGAACGGGGCGGGTCCCAG TATGACACAGGAAGAAGCCAGCACAGTGACTTTGTCAGCCGAAATGTGTCTTTTAGAGCAACAGACAACCAGGAGAGTGCAGACCCATCAAAGCTGGGTACCACATCGCCTGTCTTCCTTCAGTTTCCAGCCAGGCCAGAAGGACCTGCTCCGGAACTCAGCAGGATCGCAGCTGCCTCTGgacttcccctctctccctgctgtgGTGCTAAATGGAGAGAGCTCAGAGCAGCGAGCCTGA
- the BMF gene encoding bcl-2-modifying factor isoform X3 — protein sequence MDPPQCVEELEDDVFQPEDELGTQPRSLPSADLFAQSQLDCPLSRLQLFPLTHCCGPGLRPTSQEDKATQTLSPASPSQGVMLPCGVTEEPQRLFYGNAGYRLPLPASFPAGLPLGEQPPEGQWQHRAEIQIARKLQCIADQFHRLHMQQHQQNQNRMWWQILLFLHNLALNGDENRNGAGPR from the exons ATGGATCCACCTCAGTGTGTGGAGGAGCTGGAGGATGATGTGTTTCAGCCAGAGGAtgagctggggacccagcccaggaGCTTGCCCTCTGCTGACCTGTTTGCCCAGAGCCAGCTGGACTGCCCCCTCAGCCGCCTGCAGCTCTTCCCCCTCACCCACTGCTGTGGCCCTGGGCTTCGACCCACCAGCCAGGAAGACAAGGCCACTCAGACCCTCAGTCCAGCCTCCCCGAGCCAGGGTGTCATGCTGCCTTGTGGGGTGACCGAGGAACCCCAGCGACTCTTTTATG GCAATGCTGGCTACCggctccctctccctgccagTTTCCCAGCAGGCTTGCCCCTTGGGGAGCAGCCCCCCGAAGGACAGTGGCAACATCGAGCAGAGATACAGATTGCCAGAAAGCTTCAGTGTATTGCAGACCAGTTTCATCGGCTTCATATGCAGCAA CACCAGCAGAACCAAAATCGCATGTGGTGGCAGATCCTCCTCTTCCTGCACAACCTGGCCTTGAATGGAGACGAGAACAGGAACGGGGCGGGTCCCAGGTGA
- the BMF gene encoding bcl-2-modifying factor isoform X2 translates to MPRAGVFWKQYREVQSGLLPCPPARCRCRPYLRLPPTVTARQCWLPAPSPCQFPSRLAPWGAAPRRTVATSSRDTDCQKASVYCRPVSSASYAATPAEPKSHVVADPPLPAQPGLEWRREQERGGSQYDTGRSQHSDFVSRNVSFRATDNQESADPSKLGTTSPVFLQFPARPEGPAPELSRIAAASGLPLSPCCGAKWRELRAASLTALIADIGDLKKQNLANRTC, encoded by the exons ATGCCCAGAGCGGGCGTATTTTGGAAACAATACCGCGAGGTGCAGAGTGGCCTCCTTCCGTGCCCGCCCgcccgctgccgctgccgccccTACTTGCGCCTCCCGCCTACCGTAACAGCCCG GCAATGCTGGCTACCggctccctctccctgccagTTTCCCAGCAGGCTTGCCCCTTGGGGAGCAGCCCCCCGAAGGACAGTGGCAACATCGAGCAGAGATACAGATTGCCAGAAAGCTTCAGTGTATTGCAGACCAGTTTCATCGGCTTCATATGCAGCAA CACCAGCAGAACCAAAATCGCATGTGGTGGCAGATCCTCCTCTTCCTGCACAACCTGGCCTTGAATGGAGACGAGAACAGGAACGGGGCGGGTCCCAG TATGACACAGGAAGAAGCCAGCACAGTGACTTTGTCAGCCGAAATGTGTCTTTTAGAGCAACAGACAACCAGGAGAGTGCAGACCCATCAAAGCTGGGTACCACATCGCCTGTCTTCCTTCAGTTTCCAGCCAGGCCAGAAGGACCTGCTCCGGAACTCAGCAGGATCGCAGCTGCCTCTGgacttcccctctctccctgctgtgGTGCTAAATGGAGAGAGCTCAGAGCAGCGAGCCTGACAGCTCTGATAGCAGACATAGGGGATCTGAAAAAACAGAATCTGGCTAACAGGACCTGCTAA